A window of Argopecten irradians isolate NY chromosome 1, Ai_NY, whole genome shotgun sequence contains these coding sequences:
- the LOC138335071 gene encoding uncharacterized protein produces MGIRNATLFYHWITICIFGEGLKRISVAGTGIIHTKCSLVNMPMVLTCGQSEVIYIHQTTLIDWPGSASTCELPLCNQYCRASTQDHDRYFNGRQTAQYTFWRESLIGHDSLTGRCNTSSSSSLVHVRYECLTVSKLNNVCSNTKISGMTSGFLTSPGFPGSPTSGRTGCQCTITTTDNGIVTMAAVLINPILTDQQARWTLEVIDADEKIQVLDTQGWFTTAVALHPSSRVKLRFSSSGDTTGMQSHFTSYPSGFWIRYSAFPSFTTITLQCSAPSDHNAVSAVTVAVSCALVVAFILFLLTLAYFGRKWWPIKFSKLRILQHRKTRFEDGHDNYGHEFDSSSDRWESSEITDIGASRQCMSLPEIYLAQQISKMNLEAHSTPRKGRVEGRRKTSTISLPSSASCRLSVITNEIVHEFDEFENETGSYDSFAMEIFYLEGITGDEIDV; encoded by the exons ATGGGAATCCGTAATGCTACACTTTTTTATCACTGGATCACAATTTGTATCTTCGGAGAAGGCCTAAAGAGGATTTCTGTTGCGGGCACAG GAATTATTCACACAAAGTGTTCTCTCGTCAATATGCCAATGGTCTTGACCTGTGGTCAGTCTGAAGTTATCTATATACACCAGACAACCTTGATAGATTGGCCAGGATCAGCTTCCACGTGCGAACTGCCTCTTTGTAATCAATACTGTCGAGCATCTACACAGGACCATGATAGGTACTTcaatggccgccagacagcacAGTATACATTTTGGCGGGAAAGTTTAATTGGACATGACTCCCTTACCGGCAGATGTAACACGTCTTCTTCGTCAAGTTTGGTCCACGTTCGATACGAATGTTTAACAG TAAGCAAACTGAACAACGTTTGTAGCAACACCAAGATTTCGGGCATGACATCTGGGTTTCTGACGAGTCCCGGATTTCCAGGTTCCCCGACCTCAGGCCGGACTGGCTGCCAATGTACGATAACGACTACTGACAACGGCATAGTAACTATGGCAGCTGTTCTTATTAATCCTATCCTTACTGATCAACAAGCGAGGTGGACATTGGAGGTCATCGATGCAGACG aaaagATTCAAGTCCTGGACACTCAAGGCTGGTTTACAACCGCTGTAGCACTCCACCCCTCTTCTCGGGTTAAACTGAGGTTTTCCAGTTCCGGTGATACAACAGGGATGCAATCTCACTTCACTTCATATCCCAGTGGGTTTTGGATAAGATATTCAG CTTTTCCATCTTTTACAACGATAACACTTCAATGCTCGGCGCCGTCTGATCACAATGCGGTATCTGCAG TTACGGTGGCAGTGTCGTGCGCTTTGGTTGTGGCCTTCATTCTATTTCTACTGACACTGGCGTATTTTGGAAGGAAATG GTGGCCTATTAAATTCTCAAAACTAAGGATATTACAACACAGGAAAACACGGTTCGAAGACGGACACGATAACTACGGACATGAGTTCGATTCTAGTTCTGATCGCTGGGAGAGTTCAGAAATAACGGACATTGGGGCCAGCAGGCAGTGTATGTCACTTCCAGAAATTTATCTCGCTCAGCAGATTAGTAAAATGAATCTTGAGGCTCACTCAACACCACGAAAAGGACGTGTTGAAGGTCGACGGAAAACGTCTACGATCAGTCTCCCTTCCTCTGCCTCATGTAGATTGTCTGTAATTACAAACGAGATCGTGCACGAATTTGACGAGTTTGAAAACGAGACCGGAAGTTACGATTCTTTCGCGATGGagattttttatcttgaaggaATAACTGGTGATGAAATTGATGTATGA